The genomic stretch TGGGTCTTGTTGTTGTCTGCCCACGACTATGACATCAAATACCGCAAGTCTGAGCTGCATGCAAACGCAGATAGCATCTCTAGACTACCCCTGCCTGTGGACCGTGCTGAGCCATCGCAGGCCGGCATTTTCTACTTCAGACAAGTGGAGGAAGCTCCCATCACTGCTGCACAAGTAAAGAGGCACACCCGGAATGACCCTGTGCTAGCAACGTTGATGGATGTAGTAGTGATCAACAGAGGAGGTATGGATCTCCCCGATCTAACGCCATACCTCACAAGAAGGAATGAGCTCTCAGTGCAGGCAGGATGTCTCCTATGGGGACGCAGAGTGATTATCCCACTTGTGCTGCAGAAAAGGCTACTACAACAGCTACATGAAGGACACTGTGGGATTGTCCGCATGAAAGAGCTTGCCAGAAGCTACTTTTGGTGGCCTGGACTCGATGGGCAGATTGAAGAGACAGCTAGAACATGCCCATCATGTCAACAAGTTCGCTACATGCCACAGCCAGCCCCTCTCCATCCATGGGACTGGCCAGAGGCACCATGGCAGCGTGTTCATGTGGATTTTGCTGGCCTATGTGAGGAGAGGATGTTCCTGGTGGTGGTAGATGCCCACAGCAAGTGGCCGGAAGTGTCCATAATGAGATCGACCACAGCAGAGAAGACCATAAAGAAACTTGGTGAAATGTTCAGTCGATTTGGGTTTCCAGAACAACTGGTGAGCGATAACGGCCCCCAGTTTCTCACAAGAGTTTGAGAGATTCCTTGAGGCAAATGGAGTACAACACATCCGCTCTGCTTCCTATCACCCAGCTACCAATGGATTAGCTGAGAGATTTGTTCAGAGCATGAAAAACGCTCTGAAGGCCTCACAGGGACAAGGCTCTCTCCAACAGCTTCCTGCTGTCATACAGGAATGTTCCACACTCAACCACACAAGTCGCCCCTGCAGCACTTCTCATAAAGAGACAGCTCCGCACAAACCTTGACCTTCTGAAACCACCAAAGACCAAAGAGACCGTTAACCGGAAACAACAAGCCCAGGTTGTGAGACATGAACAAAGAGGGAGAAGGACCTTCCGCCCTGTGACAATGTACTAGCACGTAACTACAACAACAGACCAAAATGGATGCCTGCTACAGTCCTTGAACAGACCGGCCCTGTGTCTTATACAGTTCGGACCAATGATGACATTGTCTGGAGGAGACACACTGACCAACTACTTGCTGGTGCGACAGCACCTGTAGAAACCCCGTCTGTGGTTGGTGCTGAGCCATCTAAGCTGGAcagcccagtccagcccagcCCACACTCACCCAGGAGGCACCGCAGGCTATGGAACCTGTTTCTTCAGGACCCACTCCTGCAGCTGTTTCAGAGACTGAACTGTCAACATGTCCCACACCACGGCCTGTTCCGGTGACAGTCAGCGTGAATCAGCCGGCTGGCGGTGCTATTAGCCGCTATTCACATAGAGAACGGCGGCCTCCAAAACGCCTAGATCTATAGTGGTGACCTACCCAGTAGAGTGGGGCAGAATAATCTCCAAAAATGTGTTCCTGGTGGTTAAGGATACACCTGTTCATTAAGTGGGGAGGAGTATGTCATATATTCGGGTATTGGGTGTTATACTCTGTTACTGCCACCTATTGGCTAGTGCCTTACTAACTGTTCTGATTTAAGAGACCTTCGGGTCACATGTTGTTTCTGGAAGTCAAATAAAAGGACGACTGTCTTGGTATTGTTCAAGTCCGTCTCCGTCTGATTTATGTTGTAGCAAGAGTTTAAACGGGAATGAAACTCAGGCAATATACGACAAAGAGCTGGTAGACGAGTCgtgaggaaagaaaaaaaaaatgcttctttTATTGCCCCAGGATGCTCAAATGAGTATTACCGAAAAGAACATAAGGATTTGATAAGACTAAGCCAGCCATGTCACAGTCTGCTTGTTCCAAGGTTGCTGCGCCTTTGTGCAAAAATAGCAAACatgagttttatttttctggCAAATACGAGTTTCAGATTTGAATGCAGGACTATGTATTATACAAGGTAAAAAGCAAACCAACAAAAGCCACATTACACTAGATGGCTGTCTGGCTAAGACAGAATCCTGAGATCATTTAACCCTGAGTTAAGGTACATGGACATTTGTAAATTGTCTGAACAACATGGTTTGGCCTTGTTTTAAGTGTGGAAGACGCACAAAATTTGCATAGTAATGTGTATTCACTCCACACTGACAGATTTGAGCTGGGCTGGTATAAAGTGAGATTGTTCCAAGCTGTGGGTAATTGTGTATTGGCAGTTTGTAATTTCAGTGTGCGTTGGGGTTGATGTAGTTTGCAGTGGATTCTTAAGTACTGCTACAGCAATGAAGATTGGTGGCATTCTTCGCGTAAATATGCCTTTACACATTGTCCCAGAGGAAATGCAGACCAAGAGCTTTACTTTGAACATACCCTCCTTTGCTATTTGGCCAGATGAGGAATTAAAGCTGTAAGTCTCATAGCGTATGTCTTGATAGTGGCttcctccactggcttcctattgccgcacgcatctgattcaaggccctagtgttggcatttcaggaagctaaggggactgccccaccttacatccaatccttaatcactccctactccccagctagaccattccggtctgccagctctggtcgccttatggttccctcactacgagtacctggcggtcgagctgcacattcacgcctgttttccgttctggttcctcactggtggaatgacttgcctaccactgtcagaacagcagactaaaaacacaccttttcaaactaccttagtcctccccccctttccgatatccctcgtctgacccaaaaaaataataattgcacttatgatgactgtattttgtttagaacagcacttcatgtgtattttactagttatggatgtgatgctttaacttgtggaagaacctatgcactttggattaaaagcgtctgccaaatgactaaaatgtaaatgtgaatgtaaaatgtgataAGATGAACAGCCCcagtgcttgtgtctgtgcaggAGGGAAGCCCACGGGCATCTTGTGTGGAGAACCCTCCGCCCCACTCAGGAGATGTCACGCCCAGCCTGCTGTGCCCAACGACTCGGTGTCTGAAGAGGCCATCACTGGGGTACGAGCTGGTTCTTCTGGGGCGGGTGGAATCGCCGTTTGGACTGCTCACTGAAACATGAAGGCTGACATACAATGCACTTCTGTTTTTAAGctcaaaataatataattcaggaagtattcaattcaatttgggGGAGGAACGTGATTATATACGTTTCTATTTTATGTTAGACAAGTTTTATTGGTGTGAACTCTCCACTTTTAGAGCGTCTTTAGAAGAAAGTATTATACGATTCTGAATAAAGCATAGAAAGTTTATCCAGTACAATAACTGGCCAGTTGACTGAAATGACCAATTCTAGCTttattacagtgcagtctgtgagtATTTACACTGGTGTCCCCCAGGATTATTTAAAAGTACAATAAGGAGGATGGATTTTATTTTAAGCGTTTTTGTACAATAACTTGCgtattattttttctgttttttgcagAATGGAGACCAAGAGAAGCCAAATACTGGTCAGTGCCAACTCTCAATTTCCCGTGCTGTACAGCATCCTTGAATATACCCATGCTAAAGGATCAAGTTACTATCAGTTCAAAATTATAATACACACTTGCCTAAGAAAATAGCTGCCATGTATTAAGGGGCGTTGACACCAATTCCAGCGAGGACACATGACCCCCACACTGTACGTTTTATGGCTGGAACTGTGGGTGGACTCCGTGGGCAAGATGCTTCTATGGGATTGATATGAACAATGGACATTGTAGCCCCATGTGTAATGTCGGCACCTGATTGGATAGACGCACTGTGTTCATTGGTATTGGCAAAGCAGAGCAATGTGGTGAACTTTCTCTTATTCCACCATCCTCAACAGTCCATTAGAGTATATTTCTGAGTTTGAGCTGAGCTTCGTGAGTCAGGCAAGGTGCACTGGACCGAATCCCTTTGCATAGAATAAGGGCAGATTTCATTCTATGCAAATGCCGAACCTTCAAAAGTACCACACCACATGCTAGATGGCATCCATCATGCACTGGGCAGCATGAATAGAATGCGTTCAGTGCCAGAATCAGTGTGAAAACGACTTCAGAGTGTAAATTTCTCCGGCCATGCTATACTGTAGGGAAACTTTAAATTTCAGGTAGTAGTTTTATTCAGAGCAATCAGTGAGCAATCGGAGCAAAAAGTCAGAGCTATGTTTTATGACATAGGCCTGTAGCGgagaggttaaggtacatgactgggacccgcaaggtcagcggttcgatccccggtgtagccacaataagatcggcacagccgttgggcccttaacgcagcattgctccaggggaggattgtcgcccgcgtagtctaatcaactgtacatcgctctggataagagtgtctgctaaatgccattaatgtaatgttatgcagGCAATTGAAGTGAGTCACGCCTCATATTCTCTCTTCAATGTTCTTAGAAGATGCAGAGGAGCCCGGTAACGTGCAGGAGTTGAACGAGGGGCCACCGCAGCCCTCGGGCCCCTCATCGTCTGCCGGGGCCCCCGCCGGCCGGAGGAACCCTCCTGGGGGCAAGTCCAGTCTCATCCTGGGTTGAGTTTGCCGGCCTTCCTCATCCTGAGTCTCAAAATCTCTCTTCGCCCCTCCGTCTGTGAGCCATACAATTCTGTCCtctccattgtttttttttttggatatcTCTTTTGACAGAAGCACTTTATGTAACTCCTCTGTTTTAGTCCCTCATGTAGTGCATTGGGTCTGCTGGATAAGGCATGAGGTTCGGTCGTCTTCATTCTTCCCTGGAGTGAATCGTCAGAGATTTGTCACGTGGGAACCTATAAATACAATAAAGACTGACAAGTTGTAGCTTTCGCTCCACGTTCATTGTTGAGAAAATGCATGTATGTCTCGTATGTATGTCTTGCCCTGGTTGATGGAACTACATTTCTCTGCTGGAAATTGTTATGCTGGAAAGCCTTTGGGTGTTGGTTTAAAATCTGAATCTTCTCTTGCTGGTTAGGTCACTATGTAGTAATGTAACGATGCAAATGTAcaaagcattttgtttttggtggcGGATACTTGGTGTGTGACATGTTGTACATTATTTCTCTTTACCCTGAAATTGCCATGTAGAGCAGAGGTCTTCAGCTGAGGGCCTGGTAATATGTCACTTTTCTATTGCCTTGTTTCTGGAAGA from Conger conger chromosome 2, fConCon1.1, whole genome shotgun sequence encodes the following:
- the jpt1a gene encoding jupiter microtubule associated homolog 1a; the protein is MTTTTTFQGMDPGAKSSSRVLQPPGGGSNISFGTDEEKPSTRKNRTASNIFAEPEDPHAHRRNNPPGGKPTGILCGEPSAPLRRCHAQPAVPNDSVSEEAITGNGDQEKPNTEDAEEPGNVQELNEGPPQPSGPSSSAGAPAGRRNPPGGKSSLILG